A window of Aerococcus urinae contains these coding sequences:
- a CDS encoding DUF1846 domain-containing protein, which yields MGKIGFDTKKYLEEQSKYIFKRVEGKDKLYLEFGGKLIGDKHAKRVLPGFDEDAKLKLLERMKDQAEIIICVYAGDIESNKMRGDYGITYDLEVLRLIDEYHALDISVNSVLITRYHGETNATNFMHNLERRGIKVYTHQEIKGYPTNVDLLGENGFEVNPYIETTKPIVVVSGPGAGSGKLATCLNQLYHEWKRGVRASYAKFETFPVWNLPLNHPVNIAYEAATVDLKDVNMIDNYHYDAYGEVAVNYNRDLKMFPVIRRILQSITHETVYQSPTDMGVNCVKAGIIDDEVVRQAANEEIIRRSFQTENDYKSGLVDEEALSRMQLIMEDSNLKQEDRIPVKEARQYAKEVQDRFNSEEDQPVMALALDDGQIVTGRSSDLMDASGAVILNSLKVLAGIADPINLLSPLILQTIQELKTGPLSDRTPILTANELLIALAISASTNPTAQMAYDQLKALDGTQAHSTYILTKDNEKTLKSLGIDVTNDPVFPNENLYYQ from the coding sequence ATGGGTAAAATTGGTTTTGACACTAAAAAGTATCTTGAAGAACAGTCAAAGTATATCTTTAAGCGAGTTGAAGGCAAAGATAAGCTCTACCTGGAATTTGGGGGAAAATTAATCGGCGATAAGCACGCCAAACGGGTCCTTCCAGGTTTCGATGAAGATGCCAAATTAAAACTCTTGGAAAGAATGAAGGACCAAGCCGAAATTATTATCTGTGTCTATGCTGGAGACATTGAAAGTAACAAAATGCGGGGCGACTATGGCATCACTTATGACCTTGAAGTCTTACGTTTAATCGATGAATACCACGCCTTAGATATTTCTGTTAACAGTGTCCTCATCACCCGCTACCATGGTGAGACAAATGCCACGAACTTTATGCATAATCTCGAACGACGGGGGATTAAGGTCTACACCCACCAAGAAATTAAAGGCTACCCGACTAACGTTGACCTTTTAGGGGAAAATGGTTTTGAAGTCAATCCTTATATTGAAACCACAAAACCAATTGTGGTTGTCTCTGGTCCAGGTGCCGGTTCTGGGAAACTAGCCACCTGCCTTAACCAACTCTACCATGAATGGAAACGTGGGGTCCGGGCATCTTACGCCAAATTTGAAACCTTCCCAGTCTGGAACCTCCCCCTCAACCATCCTGTTAATATTGCCTATGAAGCAGCGACGGTGGACTTAAAAGATGTCAATATGATTGATAATTATCACTACGACGCCTATGGAGAAGTCGCTGTTAATTACAACCGTGACTTAAAGATGTTCCCAGTCATCCGCCGCATCTTACAAAGCATTACCCATGAAACCGTCTACCAATCCCCTACCGATATGGGTGTGAACTGCGTCAAGGCTGGCATTATTGATGATGAAGTGGTCCGTCAAGCAGCTAATGAAGAAATCATCCGACGTTCCTTCCAAACAGAAAACGATTATAAGAGTGGTCTAGTCGATGAAGAAGCCTTGTCACGGATGCAATTAATTATGGAAGACTCCAATCTCAAACAAGAAGACCGCATTCCTGTCAAAGAAGCACGCCAATATGCTAAAGAAGTCCAAGACCGCTTCAATTCCGAAGAAGACCAACCCGTCATGGCCTTGGCCTTAGATGATGGTCAAATTGTTACTGGGCGTAGCAGTGACCTGATGGATGCCTCAGGTGCAGTCATCCTAAACAGCTTAAAAGTACTAGCTGGCATCGCTGACCCGATTAACCTTCTGTCACCACTCATTTTACAAACCATTCAAGAACTCAAAACTGGCCCTTTAAGTGACCGGACACCGATACTAACTGCCAATGAATTACTCATTGCTCTAGCTATTTCAGCGTCAACCAACCCTACCGCCCAAATGGCTTATGACCAATTAAAAGCCCTGGACGGCACCCAAGCTCACTCAACCTACATACTCACTAAAGACAATGAAAAAACCTTAAAGAGTTTAGGTATCGATGTTACTAATGACCCTGTCTTTCCTAATGAAAATCTCTATTATCAATAA
- a CDS encoding pneumococcal-type histidine triad protein produces the protein MEKKNIKQAILACSASALLLGGGYYWGYSQGHSGNESAINYVADQGLGKDGAEAKKLSHADDEIEAEQIVVKITDDGYVTSHGDHFHYYNGKVPYDAIISEELIMRDPNYKLRQEDIVNEVRDGYIIKVNGKYYLYLKDPNKAVNVRSKEEIEEQRKLHNVKEDGSHGGHTMTKAEAQAVQAAKAQGRYTTDDGYVFTVGSIVQDTGDAYICAHGDHFHYVPKADLSPAERAAAAAYMAGRSGSSQPGSAGPSHSSGQSIVSQRLNNSPYAGLVNGNNSWQNPQGSTGKISPQNQANQEAQQASQGQRSGLDGLLDQLYKLPMNQRHVESDGLVFDPVKVTKRNNFGYVLPHGDHFHIIPFDQLSDLEIAATEAYLKAGNYNYQAPKDHSKTTASNKKAQTGHQPEKKDQASPGQKEPAGQKTHEHGQGNKDQGKDLSPLEEARRQGRYTTDDGYIFTPESIVSDQGDGYICQHGDHFHYVPKDDLSANERAQAKAYLNKKSGQAGAQQDQTEKVIRPLDPVRPQVNKPGFKPSQIDHPKEAKPQVQKDLNDSPANTQKSLEQMLDELYSLPLKERHREGDGLLFDPMKVTRKTNFGYVHPHGDHHHVIPLQELSALEIAATEAHLNNPSYTYQAGKTDQESKPSDSHGEEINHQADESKNQASQVDDSQEEKDQNKVNFLALAQKIDKSAKGKDHKAYTTDDGYRFSPESIVEYDSNGFITQHGDHSHYVPFADLDDEEIRQAQDYVNSGKKEIKFIEASQDSADEIDKKLSLIVLESGVKKADLKVTGNKVIVPHGNHSHMKNLSDYPSYLRASDFSTAEEYKDYILGLKLSQFKLEHGLQDKEVLRDGDQLLAVLADKTIAKKLDDIALPIDYETVSFSSSKNDQDEKKEEIVAEQPQATPIPEGLFTPQQLAAVNIQMAYPEREENGVFLVYHIDHWHKIEDIHLNAWFNQDKEKIEKAKASMRYLIAHPEAKMPPKNGFGVPHNHSEDDKDFYVTFNGKKYKAFGKGLQVGPYNTGSEGYVFSKDNILGVDDHGVTTAHREDGHAHTHYIEFGELKAYELAQVEEWMEEQGIAVEKTKDQSPQIDPESVVPDKRDDRYVFEGDNGKEFYVYKFELRPEQIAAVEAVLTRKTLDPQAVLGKDADGYHFKVNGESVVYPAEALSDYQVEKIERQLFLKNFQADKVHSRFSHGYLFQFDQGNQYFSQSELSKEQITAVEKVLQQRDSKTPEKELATDSKVATGQKNDAERIETAKEAFLATHGFNPEEVKSRTAGGYIFEIFGTEYKLTVYKPETGQAKKASELSSDQVAAVEAVLKSREQEKANLTSESDHNPSLDNSEEKKDLAENVHTETVNSENTEVEKINDKEVLPENSETNLTTEVKAAN, from the coding sequence GTGGAGAAGAAAAACATTAAGCAAGCCATTCTGGCCTGCTCAGCCTCAGCGCTCTTATTAGGAGGGGGCTATTATTGGGGTTACTCCCAGGGGCATTCAGGCAATGAATCGGCGATTAATTATGTTGCTGACCAAGGCTTGGGAAAAGATGGGGCCGAAGCCAAGAAATTATCTCATGCGGATGATGAAATCGAAGCGGAGCAAATCGTGGTGAAGATCACTGATGATGGCTATGTTACTTCTCACGGTGACCATTTCCATTATTACAATGGTAAGGTTCCTTATGATGCCATTATTAGTGAAGAATTGATTATGCGAGACCCCAACTACAAACTCCGTCAAGAAGATATCGTTAACGAAGTTCGGGACGGCTATATCATTAAGGTTAATGGGAAATATTACCTCTATCTAAAAGATCCTAATAAGGCTGTTAATGTGCGCAGTAAGGAAGAAATTGAAGAGCAAAGAAAACTGCACAATGTTAAAGAAGACGGTAGCCACGGAGGACATACCATGACTAAGGCTGAGGCCCAAGCTGTCCAAGCAGCTAAAGCCCAAGGCCGTTATACTACCGATGATGGTTATGTTTTTACTGTAGGGAGCATTGTTCAAGATACTGGGGACGCTTATATTTGTGCCCATGGCGACCACTTCCACTATGTACCTAAGGCAGATCTTTCTCCAGCGGAACGGGCGGCCGCAGCGGCCTATATGGCAGGAAGATCAGGATCTTCTCAACCAGGATCAGCGGGCCCTTCGCATAGTAGTGGACAAAGCATCGTTAGCCAACGTTTAAATAATAGTCCTTATGCTGGCCTAGTGAATGGGAATAATAGCTGGCAAAACCCACAGGGATCAACGGGTAAAATAAGTCCCCAAAATCAAGCCAACCAAGAAGCTCAGCAAGCGAGTCAGGGACAGCGCTCTGGCTTAGACGGTTTATTAGACCAACTCTATAAACTGCCAATGAATCAACGCCATGTAGAGTCCGATGGCTTAGTTTTTGATCCGGTAAAAGTCACCAAAAGAAACAATTTCGGCTATGTCCTCCCCCATGGCGACCACTTCCATATTATTCCTTTTGATCAACTATCTGATTTGGAAATTGCGGCCACTGAAGCTTATTTAAAGGCTGGGAACTACAACTACCAAGCGCCTAAAGACCATTCAAAAACGACAGCATCGAATAAGAAAGCACAAACGGGGCATCAGCCTGAGAAAAAAGATCAAGCATCTCCTGGGCAAAAAGAGCCAGCAGGACAGAAAACCCATGAGCATGGACAAGGCAATAAAGATCAAGGAAAGGATCTTTCCCCCTTAGAAGAAGCGCGGCGTCAGGGACGATATACTACCGATGACGGGTATATTTTTACCCCTGAATCGATCGTTTCCGACCAAGGCGATGGCTATATCTGTCAGCACGGCGATCATTTCCACTATGTCCCTAAGGATGATTTAAGTGCTAATGAGCGCGCTCAAGCCAAGGCATATCTTAATAAGAAGAGCGGGCAAGCTGGAGCACAGCAAGACCAGACTGAGAAGGTCATTAGGCCCTTAGACCCAGTTCGCCCGCAAGTGAATAAACCAGGCTTTAAACCTAGCCAAATCGATCATCCCAAAGAAGCAAAACCACAAGTGCAAAAAGATCTCAATGACAGTCCGGCAAATACTCAAAAATCACTAGAGCAAATGTTGGATGAACTTTACTCTCTTCCTTTAAAAGAACGCCATAGGGAAGGGGATGGCTTATTATTCGATCCGATGAAAGTCACGCGTAAGACAAATTTTGGCTACGTTCATCCCCATGGTGACCACCACCATGTGATTCCTTTGCAAGAATTATCCGCTCTTGAAATTGCTGCAACGGAGGCTCATCTCAACAATCCTTCTTATACATACCAAGCTGGGAAAACCGATCAGGAAAGTAAACCTTCAGATTCCCATGGTGAAGAGATAAATCATCAAGCAGATGAGTCTAAAAACCAAGCAAGCCAGGTTGACGATAGCCAAGAGGAGAAAGACCAAAATAAGGTAAACTTCCTTGCTCTGGCTCAAAAAATCGATAAATCCGCCAAAGGGAAAGATCATAAAGCCTATACCACTGATGATGGCTATCGCTTTAGCCCAGAGTCGATCGTAGAGTACGATAGTAACGGTTTTATCACCCAACACGGTGATCACAGTCACTATGTTCCCTTTGCTGATTTGGATGATGAAGAGATCCGTCAAGCACAGGATTATGTCAATAGCGGGAAAAAGGAAATTAAGTTTATCGAAGCAAGTCAGGATTCTGCTGATGAAATCGATAAGAAACTTTCTTTAATCGTCCTGGAAAGTGGGGTTAAGAAGGCCGATCTTAAAGTAACCGGCAATAAAGTCATTGTTCCGCATGGTAATCATAGTCATATGAAGAATTTATCGGACTATCCTTCCTACCTAAGAGCGAGTGATTTTTCTACTGCTGAAGAATATAAAGACTATATTTTAGGATTAAAATTGAGTCAGTTCAAATTGGAACATGGTCTCCAAGACAAAGAAGTTTTACGTGATGGTGATCAGTTACTTGCTGTTCTCGCGGATAAAACGATTGCTAAAAAACTTGATGATATTGCTTTGCCAATCGACTATGAAACTGTTTCATTTAGCTCTTCTAAAAATGACCAAGATGAGAAGAAGGAAGAAATTGTAGCCGAGCAGCCACAAGCTACCCCTATCCCTGAAGGGCTCTTTACCCCTCAGCAATTGGCAGCTGTGAATATACAGATGGCTTATCCGGAAAGAGAAGAAAATGGGGTCTTCTTGGTTTACCATATTGACCACTGGCACAAAATCGAAGATATCCATTTAAATGCTTGGTTTAACCAAGATAAGGAAAAAATCGAAAAGGCTAAGGCAAGTATGCGTTATTTAATCGCTCATCCTGAAGCTAAAATGCCGCCTAAAAATGGTTTTGGTGTCCCTCATAACCACTCAGAGGATGACAAGGATTTCTATGTGACCTTTAATGGTAAAAAGTATAAGGCTTTCGGTAAGGGGCTCCAAGTAGGGCCTTATAATACCGGTTCTGAAGGCTATGTTTTCAGTAAGGATAATATCTTAGGGGTGGATGACCATGGTGTAACCACTGCGCACCGAGAAGATGGCCATGCCCATACCCACTATATTGAATTTGGCGAATTAAAGGCCTATGAACTTGCCCAAGTGGAAGAATGGATGGAAGAACAGGGAATAGCAGTTGAAAAGACTAAGGATCAAAGCCCTCAAATCGATCCGGAAAGTGTTGTGCCTGACAAGCGTGATGACCGTTACGTCTTCGAAGGTGACAATGGTAAGGAATTTTATGTCTATAAATTTGAATTAAGACCGGAGCAAATTGCTGCCGTCGAAGCGGTCTTAACCAGAAAGACACTTGATCCTCAAGCAGTATTAGGCAAGGATGCAGATGGTTACCACTTTAAAGTGAATGGAGAGTCGGTGGTCTATCCAGCTGAAGCTTTATCCGATTATCAAGTTGAAAAAATTGAACGACAACTTTTCTTGAAGAATTTCCAAGCAGATAAAGTGCATAGCCGCTTTTCACACGGATACCTCTTCCAATTTGACCAAGGTAACCAGTACTTCAGTCAGTCTGAACTTTCAAAAGAACAAATTACCGCGGTAGAAAAAGTCTTGCAGCAAAGAGATAGCAAGACCCCAGAAAAAGAGCTAGCCACCGATTCAAAAGTAGCTACCGGGCAAAAAAACGATGCCGAACGGATTGAAACGGCAAAGGAAGCCTTTCTCGCTACTCATGGCTTTAATCCGGAAGAAGTAAAATCCAGGACAGCTGGAGGCTACATCTTTGAAATCTTCGGCACGGAATACAAGCTGACAGTTTATAAACCAGAAACTGGACAGGCTAAAAAGGCCAGTGAATTAAGTTCTGACCAAGTTGCTGCAGTGGAAGCAGTGCTCAAATCGCGTGAGCAAGAAAAGGCTAACTTAACTTCTGAGAGCGATCACAATCCGTCCTTAGATAATAGTGAGGAAAAGAAAGATCTAGCAGAAAATGTGCATACTGAAACAGTAAATTCAGAAAATACTGAAGTCGAAAAAATCAATGACAAAGAAGTTTTGCCAGAAAACAGTGAGACCAACCTGACTACTGAAGTCAAAGCGGCAAACTAA
- a CDS encoding TrkH family potassium uptake protein, with protein MLNFFKRLNVSQKIAFSFMSVILVGSLLLSLPIAHTATSTATYLDHLFISVSAVCVTGLWTESIYDSYNIIGQMVMLALIQTGGLGLMTIIGSIYHTIGQNIGLKNQIATGAALNHSENYKIGDFLTRIIRYTAIIEGTGFILLSTYFVPRFGWAKGLWNGLFTAISAFCNAGFDIMGNNSLIDLKTVPVLNWTIMALIVLGGIGFSVWFDITNQIKNYAKKRNGRKLSFYFKHLSPHTKLVLIVTGLVILTGASLFLIVEWNNPGTIGPLSVGDKIMTAFFQTITMRTAGFATVDYTACRPVSLLIFVLTMFIGGGAGGTAGGLKVTTFALTIMLALREVRQIKHVNFDRHTIPDAAVRQSFTIALMYVSALFIGSALLLTFDPGQRYLHLLFEAISALATVGVSAGLTPNLSLASHIVLMLLMFVGRIGPMTMALSLRRNRNNYDIRYAKTNILIG; from the coding sequence ATGTTAAATTTCTTTAAGCGCTTAAATGTTTCTCAAAAGATTGCTTTTTCTTTTATGAGTGTGATTTTAGTAGGGTCCTTACTCTTATCTCTACCGATCGCCCATACGGCGACTTCTACTGCAACTTATTTAGACCATTTGTTTATTTCGGTATCAGCCGTTTGCGTGACTGGTTTATGGACCGAATCCATTTATGATTCCTATAATATCATCGGACAAATGGTGATGTTAGCCTTGATCCAAACGGGTGGCTTGGGCTTGATGACCATTATTGGGTCTATCTACCATACCATTGGGCAAAACATTGGCTTGAAAAATCAAATAGCCACTGGCGCGGCCCTTAATCACAGTGAAAATTACAAAATTGGCGACTTTCTAACCAGAATTATTCGCTATACAGCGATTATTGAGGGGACTGGATTTATCTTACTGTCGACCTATTTTGTACCTCGCTTTGGCTGGGCTAAGGGGCTCTGGAATGGTCTCTTTACAGCCATCTCAGCTTTCTGTAATGCGGGTTTTGATATTATGGGAAACAATTCCCTAATTGACCTAAAGACAGTCCCGGTATTAAATTGGACCATTATGGCCCTTATCGTCCTGGGGGGGATTGGGTTCAGTGTTTGGTTTGATATTACGAATCAAATAAAAAATTATGCTAAGAAAAGAAATGGACGTAAACTGAGTTTTTATTTTAAACACTTAAGTCCCCACACCAAGTTAGTTCTGATCGTCACAGGTCTAGTTATTCTGACTGGGGCCTCTTTATTTTTAATAGTGGAGTGGAATAATCCTGGTACCATTGGCCCGCTTTCGGTTGGAGATAAGATTATGACTGCTTTTTTCCAAACTATCACCATGCGTACTGCCGGCTTCGCCACCGTGGATTACACGGCCTGCCGTCCCGTGTCCTTGTTGATCTTTGTGCTAACTATGTTCATTGGTGGAGGCGCCGGGGGGACTGCCGGTGGGTTAAAGGTAACCACCTTTGCCTTAACCATCATGTTAGCCTTGCGCGAGGTGCGGCAAATTAAGCATGTCAACTTTGACCGGCATACGATTCCAGATGCTGCGGTTCGTCAATCTTTTACCATAGCTTTAATGTATGTGAGTGCTCTCTTCATTGGGTCGGCCTTATTACTAACTTTTGATCCAGGCCAGCGCTACTTACACTTGTTATTTGAAGCTATTTCAGCCTTGGCGACAGTTGGGGTCTCTGCTGGCTTGACGCCTAACCTTTCCCTAGCTAGCCACATTGTTTTAATGCTATTAATGTTTGTTGGCCGTATCGGTCCGATGACTATGGCTTTAAGTTTGAGACGGAATCGGAACAATTATGATATTCGCTATGCGAAGACCAATATTCTTATTGGGTAG
- a CDS encoding potassium channel family protein, with protein MSKANRVIGVMGLGLFGSALVKRLATKGIDVIACDRMEKHVNDLEDCLTIGSVGDFTDLDFMREAGFGNCDIIVIGTGENLEAAVLGVINCQELGVNHIICKAKNQRFAQALLALGVSRVILPEEESGYHIADVISRQSIEDLINLDEETAIVEFRAPEKWVNVTLDELDVRQKYDLNIIGIRKHLKETLNTQFQPDYRFAKDDIIVAVANNEKFDQIDYLERL; from the coding sequence ATGAGTAAAGCAAATCGTGTTATTGGTGTTATGGGTTTAGGCCTCTTTGGTTCTGCCTTGGTTAAGCGGTTAGCGACCAAGGGAATTGATGTGATTGCTTGTGACCGCATGGAAAAACATGTCAACGACTTGGAAGATTGTCTAACCATAGGCAGTGTAGGAGACTTTACTGACCTCGACTTTATGCGAGAAGCTGGTTTTGGAAATTGCGATATTATTGTGATTGGAACCGGGGAAAACCTCGAGGCTGCCGTTCTTGGTGTGATTAACTGCCAAGAATTAGGAGTCAACCATATTATCTGTAAGGCGAAGAACCAACGTTTTGCCCAAGCCTTGTTAGCGTTAGGGGTTTCGCGAGTGATTCTTCCTGAAGAGGAATCAGGCTACCATATTGCTGATGTTATCAGCCGCCAATCCATTGAAGACCTGATTAATCTGGATGAAGAGACCGCTATTGTTGAATTCCGGGCTCCGGAAAAATGGGTCAATGTGACTTTGGATGAATTAGATGTCAGACAGAAATACGATCTCAATATTATCGGGATCAGGAAACATCTAAAGGAAACCTTAAACACCCAATTTCAACCGGACTATCGTTTTGCTAAAGACGATATTATCGTGGCTGTGGCCAATAATGAAAAATTTGATCAAATTGATTACTTAGAACGTTTATAA
- a CDS encoding metal ABC transporter solute-binding protein, Zn/Mn family encodes MFLLALLVFTGACTKNTGDKEVKGLNIVTSFYPIYEMTRAVSGDLNTVQMIQSGAGIHSFEPSANDIAAIEKADVFVYHSRTLEGWAKNLKENLKDSPVKVIEGSEDLTLDKVPGLEDLDPGQEVDEKTLYDPHSWLDPVLVGQEVQSIAKQLSAIDPDHAAIYQKNADDYQAQAQELVDKYQDQFKELKQKTFVTQHTAFSYLANRFGLQQLGISGISPDQEPSAQQMAEIQDFVKTYQVKTIFVEPQVSTKIAEVISQATGAQLDTLSPLEADPKNDKGLLGNIEMNLQTLLKHLQEDKK; translated from the coding sequence ATGTTTTTACTCGCTTTATTAGTGTTTACTGGTGCTTGTACGAAGAATACTGGGGATAAAGAAGTCAAGGGGCTAAATATTGTCACTAGTTTTTACCCAATTTATGAAATGACCCGGGCGGTTTCGGGAGACTTGAATACGGTGCAAATGATTCAAAGTGGAGCCGGTATTCATTCCTTTGAACCCTCAGCCAATGATATTGCTGCCATTGAAAAGGCAGATGTCTTCGTTTATCACTCGCGGACCTTGGAAGGCTGGGCCAAGAACCTTAAGGAAAACCTGAAAGATTCTCCAGTCAAAGTTATCGAAGGATCAGAAGACTTAACACTAGACAAGGTTCCTGGCTTAGAAGACCTCGACCCTGGACAAGAAGTCGATGAAAAAACGCTCTATGATCCCCACTCCTGGCTTGATCCGGTACTTGTCGGTCAAGAGGTGCAAAGTATTGCTAAGCAATTAAGTGCAATTGATCCTGACCATGCAGCAATCTATCAAAAGAACGCTGATGACTATCAAGCTCAGGCCCAAGAGCTAGTGGATAAATACCAAGATCAATTTAAAGAGCTCAAGCAAAAAACTTTTGTCACCCAGCACACGGCTTTTTCTTATTTAGCTAATCGCTTTGGCTTACAGCAATTAGGCATATCGGGGATTTCACCGGACCAAGAGCCAAGTGCCCAGCAAATGGCTGAAATTCAAGACTTTGTAAAAACTTACCAGGTCAAGACCATTTTCGTTGAGCCTCAAGTGTCTACCAAAATTGCTGAGGTCATTTCCCAAGCAACGGGGGCTCAATTGGATACCTTAAGTCCCTTGGAAGCTGACCCCAAAAATGACAAAGGGCTCTTAGGTAATATCGAGATGAATTTACAAACCCTCTTAAAGCATTTACAAGAAGATAAAAAGTAG
- the uidA gene encoding beta-glucuronidase, translating into MLYPQTNSCRSVLSLDGNWRFRIKEDRESYDPKDPLDHWLSVAVPASFNDQVADPAIRNHVGYFYYQRDFTLPKTLADQDIFLRFGSATHQAWVYVNGQEVAHHRGGFTPFECKITDAVSFTKPNRLTVLLSNILDHTTLPVGHYREEKDDQGKIHRDLDENFDFFNYAGLNRSIVIYTSSKAACLSDLTILPELNDSLDQAKVSFDVTIDSQAKEDLSYQVKIYDQAEKLVAVGAANESKFYLDQPHLWQPLNAYLYTAQVDLYREGELLDTYSQEFGIRKVEVKDGQFLINQEPFYFKGCGKHEDSYAHGRGYDPVYNVLDINLLKSMGANSIRTSHYPYSEEMMRLCDREGIVVIDETTGVGIMSSFGFNMSNFDPKTYRDDTFQELDTQAAHEQVIRELIQRDKNHACVVMWSLANEAATFNPEAHDYFAPLFDLARSLDPQKRPLTMINILLSTPETDQCSDLVDVICLNRYYGWYTQTANFDLAEDLSLKELQDWQALYPDKPIMYTEYGVDTVAGLHAIERQPFTEEFQWDYYVMMSRVFDQVDNFVGEQLWNFADFQTKVGVQRVQGNKKGIFNRAREPKMVVRFLKDRWQKIPNLNYKIKTN; encoded by the coding sequence ATGTTATATCCACAAACCAACTCATGTCGTAGTGTCTTATCGCTCGATGGCAACTGGCGCTTCCGTATTAAAGAAGACCGAGAAAGTTATGACCCTAAGGACCCCTTAGACCATTGGCTAAGTGTTGCGGTCCCTGCCTCCTTCAATGACCAAGTGGCTGACCCAGCCATTCGCAACCATGTCGGCTACTTTTACTACCAAAGAGACTTCACCCTCCCCAAGACTTTGGCTGACCAGGATATTTTTCTCCGCTTCGGCTCGGCAACCCACCAAGCTTGGGTCTATGTCAATGGTCAAGAAGTGGCCCACCACCGAGGCGGCTTTACTCCCTTTGAGTGCAAGATTACGGACGCGGTTTCTTTTACTAAACCTAACCGTCTAACTGTCCTGCTTTCCAATATTCTTGACCACACCACCCTACCCGTAGGCCACTACCGTGAAGAGAAAGACGACCAAGGAAAGATCCATCGAGACCTGGATGAAAACTTTGATTTCTTCAATTACGCTGGGCTTAACCGTTCCATTGTCATCTATACCAGCTCAAAAGCTGCCTGCTTAAGTGACCTCACCATCCTACCTGAATTAAATGATTCCTTAGACCAAGCTAAAGTTAGCTTCGATGTCACCATCGATTCACAAGCCAAGGAAGACCTGTCTTATCAGGTGAAAATTTATGACCAAGCTGAAAAGCTAGTTGCAGTAGGAGCGGCTAATGAGAGCAAATTTTATCTGGACCAACCCCATCTCTGGCAACCACTCAATGCTTACCTCTATACCGCCCAAGTCGACCTCTACCGAGAGGGAGAACTGCTAGATACATACTCGCAAGAATTTGGTATTCGCAAGGTGGAAGTCAAAGATGGCCAATTTCTAATTAACCAAGAACCCTTTTATTTCAAAGGCTGTGGTAAACATGAAGATAGCTATGCCCATGGTCGTGGTTATGATCCTGTTTATAATGTCTTAGATATCAACCTCTTAAAAAGTATGGGGGCCAACTCCATCCGCACCTCCCACTACCCTTACTCTGAGGAAATGATGAGGCTCTGTGACCGGGAAGGGATTGTTGTTATCGATGAAACTACTGGAGTGGGGATTATGTCCTCCTTTGGTTTTAATATGTCTAACTTTGACCCCAAAACCTACCGCGATGATACTTTCCAAGAACTCGATACCCAAGCCGCCCATGAACAAGTGATCCGCGAATTGATTCAAAGAGATAAAAACCATGCTTGTGTAGTGATGTGGTCCTTGGCTAATGAAGCAGCTACCTTCAACCCTGAAGCTCACGATTATTTTGCGCCACTCTTTGATTTAGCTCGGTCGCTCGACCCCCAAAAACGTCCCCTAACTATGATCAATATTCTCTTATCCACACCAGAGACTGACCAATGTTCTGACCTGGTTGATGTTATTTGTCTTAATCGCTATTACGGCTGGTATACCCAAACCGCTAATTTTGACTTAGCTGAAGACTTGAGCCTAAAAGAATTACAAGACTGGCAAGCCCTCTATCCAGATAAACCTATCATGTACACGGAATACGGGGTCGATACGGTTGCTGGCCTCCATGCCATCGAGCGGCAACCCTTTACAGAGGAATTCCAATGGGACTACTATGTCATGATGTCTCGAGTCTTTGACCAAGTGGATAACTTTGTCGGCGAGCAGCTTTGGAATTTTGCTGACTTCCAAACCAAAGTTGGCGTTCAACGGGTTCAAGGCAACAAAAAAGGTATCTTTAACCGGGCCCGGGAACCGAAAATGGTGGTTCGTTTCCTTAAGGACCGCTGGCAAAAGATACCAAACTTAAATTATAAAATAAAAACAAACTAG